The following nucleotide sequence is from uncultured Roseateles sp..
GACCCTGCCACAGGGTGATCTGCTGCGCGATGCCACCTACCGGCGGCTCTGGACCTCGATTCTGATCAGCTCGCTGGGCGGGCAGGTCACCATGCTGGCGCTGCCGCTGACGGCCGCCGTGATGCTGCAGGCCACGCCCACGCAGATGGGTCTGCTGACCGCGATGGAGATCATCCCCTTCGTGCTGTTCTCGCTGCCCGCCGGCGTGTGGCTTGACCGCGTGCGCAAGCTGCCGGTGTATGTGATCGGCGAGACGGCGATCGCGCTGATCCTGGTCACCGTGCCGTTGGCGATGTGGTTCGACAGGCTCAGCATGACCTGGCTCTACGTCGTCGGCTTCGTCATCGGCACCATCTACACCACCGCCGGCAGCGCCGCGCAGATCGTGCTCACCCAGGTGGTGGCACGCGAGCGCCTGGTCGAGGCCCATGCCAAGAATGCGCTGGCTTCTTCGGGGGCAGAGGTCGCCGGGCCTGGCGTGGCCGGCGCCCTGATCAAGGTCGTCGGTGCCCCGGTGGCGCTGCTGGTGGATGCCGCCTTGCTGCTGCTGTCGGCCTTTATCCTGCGTGGCATCAATATCCAGGAGGCGCCGACCTCGACCAAGGACGCACACTTCTGGCGCGATCTGAAGGCTGGCGTTCGCTTCGTTCGCGGCCAGCGCCTGCTCGTCACCCTGGCCATGACGGTCGGTGGCTGGCAGCTGTTCCACCAGGCGGCGATGGTGGTGCAGATACTGTTTGCCACGCGCATCCTGGGCCTGTCGGCGCAATCGGTTGGCCTGAGCTATGTAGCCCTGGGTGCGGGCACGGTGCTGTCCAGCGTGGTTGGTCATCGCGTCAGCAAGCGCCTTGGGCCGGGGCCCTGCCTGACCCTGGGGCTGGGCACCTGCGGTGCGGGCTGGCTGGTGCTGTCGGCCGCGCCGGCCAATGCCTGGGGTGTGGCGGCCTTCGCATTGATGCTGTTCCTGTTCGGCTTCGGCGCGGTGCTGATCTTCATCAACTTCCTGTCTCTGCGCCAGGCCGTCACGCCCGGACCCTTGCTGGGCCGCATGACCAGCACCATGCGCTGGCTGATCCTGATACCGGCCGGCCCCGGCGCGCTGATCGGCGGTTGGCTGGGCGAGCATATGGGCTTGCGCTCGGCCCTGGTCTTTGCCGGCGCAGGCGCCCTGTTGCTGAGTGTGGTGGCGGCTCGCCACCCGGTGATCAGAGGCGTGCGCGAACTGCCCAAGCCGGAGGACCTGGATAGCCACCTGGGTGCGGAGGCAATGCCTGGGTTGAGTCCTGACTTGTTGACAAGCAAATAGCGGAGTAGCGATGACAACCCCTGACCCCGTCCTGATCAACGTCCCCGAGCAGATCGTCACCGAACGCCTGGTCGTGGCCGCTCCGCGCATCGGCCTGGGCCAGGCGATCAATGCGGCGATCTGCGAGTCTCTTGAGCAACTCAAGCCCTGGATGCCCTGGGCCCAGGCGGCGCCGAGCATCGAGGAGTCCGAGGCAGTGATGCGCAACCAGCATGCCAAGTTCGTGCTGCGTAGCGATCTGGTCTACCAGATCTATGCCAAGACACCCGAGGGCCAGCCCGGCCGCCTGCTGGGGGGCACTGGTCTGCATAGGCTGGACTGGACGGTGCGCCGCTTCGAGATCGGTTACTGGATACGCACGAGCGCGCAGGGCCAGGGCTTTGTGGCCGAGGCGGTGAGGGCGTTGACGCAAATGGCCTTCGCCGAGCTGCAGGCGCGGCGGATCGAGATTCGCATGGACGACAACAACCTGCGCAGCCGCGCGGTGGCCGAGCGCTGCGGCTACGAGTTCGAGGGGCTGCTGCGGCGCGACACGCTCGACGTGAACGGCGAGCCGCGCGATACGCGGGTGTATTCGCGGATCGAGCCGTTGTAGTGAGGTAGACCCGGATTGCATCCGGGCCACCGTCGCTACGCCGCCGGCGAGAACCGATCCACCGCGTCGGTGATGATGCCGTCCACGCCGTTGGCGATCAGCCACTGCGCGGCGGCCTCATCATTGACGGTGTAGACCAGGGCCTTCAAGCCGGCCGCATGGATGCGCGCTGCGGTCTCGAAGTTCATCAGGCTGTAGTTGGTGATCACCGCCTGGCAGTCCAGCGCCCGGGCCTCGTCCAGCCAGCCTTCACGCAGGCTGTCGAGCAAGAGGCCGCGCGGTACCTCTGGGGCGGTCTCGCGGGCGCCGGTCAACGCTTCGGGGCGGAAGGAGCTGAACAGCGGCAGCAAGCCTGAGCCTTGCCACAAACGCCGGGTCTCGCGGCCGACGACCTGGCCGGTCAGTAGTTCCAGGCCGGGTGTCGGCTTGATCTCGATGTTCAACGCAAAGCGGTTGGCGATCACGTAGCGCGCCAGTGCATCCAGGCTGGGGATGGGTTCACCGGCATAGCTGCGGCTGTGCCATGCGCCGGCGTCGATGCGCGACAGCTCGCTCCAGGGGCGTTCGCCGGCCACACCATGCTCGGGCGTGGTGCGCTGCAGGGTCGCGTCATGCAGCAGAAAAGGTATGCCTTCGCGGCTGAGCTTCACATCGCATTCAAACGCGCGGTAGCCATGCTGCGCACCCAGGCGAAAGGCCGCCAGGGTGTTCTCGGGCGCCAGCTTGCCGGCACCGCGGTGGGCGATCCAGAACGGAAAAGGCCAGTGGCTCATCAGGCGACTCGCTGCAGTGTCTTTGCATCAAACCAATGCAGATGCTGGCGCTCGACCTGCAGGTACAGGGTGTCGCCGATCTTCGGTGGCACATGGGTGCCGTCGATGCGCAGCGTGAACATCTGCGTGCCCAGATGGCCATAGACCAGGCGCTCAGCCCCGAGCATCTCCAGCA
It contains:
- a CDS encoding MFS transporter; the encoded protein is MKAWLQRLRRAMTLPQGDLLRDATYRRLWTSILISSLGGQVTMLALPLTAAVMLQATPTQMGLLTAMEIIPFVLFSLPAGVWLDRVRKLPVYVIGETAIALILVTVPLAMWFDRLSMTWLYVVGFVIGTIYTTAGSAAQIVLTQVVARERLVEAHAKNALASSGAEVAGPGVAGALIKVVGAPVALLVDAALLLLSAFILRGINIQEAPTSTKDAHFWRDLKAGVRFVRGQRLLVTLAMTVGGWQLFHQAAMVVQILFATRILGLSAQSVGLSYVALGAGTVLSSVVGHRVSKRLGPGPCLTLGLGTCGAGWLVLSAAPANAWGVAAFALMLFLFGFGAVLIFINFLSLRQAVTPGPLLGRMTSTMRWLILIPAGPGALIGGWLGEHMGLRSALVFAGAGALLLSVVAARHPVIRGVRELPKPEDLDSHLGAEAMPGLSPDLLTSK
- a CDS encoding GNAT family protein, coding for MTTPDPVLINVPEQIVTERLVVAAPRIGLGQAINAAICESLEQLKPWMPWAQAAPSIEESEAVMRNQHAKFVLRSDLVYQIYAKTPEGQPGRLLGGTGLHRLDWTVRRFEIGYWIRTSAQGQGFVAEAVRALTQMAFAELQARRIEIRMDDNNLRSRAVAERCGYEFEGLLRRDTLDVNGEPRDTRVYSRIEPL
- the ugpQ gene encoding glycerophosphodiester phosphodiesterase → MSHWPFPFWIAHRGAGKLAPENTLAAFRLGAQHGYRAFECDVKLSREGIPFLLHDATLQRTTPEHGVAGERPWSELSRIDAGAWHSRSYAGEPIPSLDALARYVIANRFALNIEIKPTPGLELLTGQVVGRETRRLWQGSGLLPLFSSFRPEALTGARETAPEVPRGLLLDSLREGWLDEARALDCQAVITNYSLMNFETAARIHAAGLKALVYTVNDEAAAQWLIANGVDGIITDAVDRFSPAA